The region TTCTCGGGTATGTACTGGTGGGGATACGAAACCATTCGCGGGAAACTCACCGATGCCCGTGAGCGCGGGAGGTCGACAACTCTGGAAATGGACCTCGATCGTGACGCGCAGAGAAGCTCCAAGGCTCGcgcaaggagaagaagccaaagcAGGGAGAACCACGCGGATACTTTCACGGATAGTTTTGTTGCCGGCGCCGCCTCGGGTGCGTTTGCATCAGTGGCGACGATGCCTTTTGATGTAGGCAAGACAAGAACACAAGTATTCAGGGACTCGGGGACATTAGCCAAGTCGGCGGTGGGCAATGCGGTAGTGGCACCAGAAGAACAATCGATGGGGAGACTGCTGTGGCACATCTTCCGGAcggaggggatgggagggttgTTTAAGGGTTGTGTACCGCGCACGCTGAAGGTGGCGCCGGCATGTGCGGTCATGATCAGCAGTTATGAGGTGGGTAAGAGGGTGTTTAGGGGGGTGAATGAGAGAAGGATGTTGAAGGAcgttggcggtggggaggaaccaggtgctgctgcttgaaCCACCCGCTTGAGCGGCTCCGACTACTCATCCATTACTTCTTCTTTGTAATATGAGCTGGGTGTGTGAACTCTCCACTTTTTTTCCCTGTTTCTATTAGCATCACTATTTTTCTTGTTGGTTTCATGGGGTTTCTTCAAGGATACTGGAATGATGGTTAGGTCGGCcggaaggaagggggggttaaATAAGCATGTttggcgttttttttttgcatttTTAGAAAGAATCGAAGATATATGGTGGGTTAGATTGAGGGGGAGAGTACActagggagggggaagggtgaGTAAAATGAGAAGTACCCCAAGGATGTTGCTCTATGACATGCTGGGTGGGTAGAGACAGCGAGATAATGTATATCATTTGTAACAATATAAAAGTGTGCATATATTATCATTTTCTGGCTTCAGgtatttctttcttcttgcATGGAGCCTGGACATAGTAGACTGGGAGCCTAATTATCGTGCGGTTGTTGTAGCGTTTTTATTTGATGCTCTTAAACCGACCGAAGGTAGGCGTATTCTATCCTACTAGATTACATGTGTCAGCCACGTCAAAGCTGCCAAAGTTAGCAACAGGTGTTTAAGGGATGATCTTGGCCTAGGTGAAGAGGAGTGAGCAAACATTTAAATGTCTCTCGATTCTCTACCATACTTACCTAAACCACCTGGTAGAAAAACTTCCCTTCAACGCTTGCCAGAAGACTCATCACATGAGCGAGTTATCATCGCAAGTAACACCTCAGCCAAGCCATTGGCTCATCGCCAACATATTGTATTCAATAGACTTTCACATCACCCCTCTACTAGACGTAATGATCTCCACCGACCAACGTCAAAACACCCACATAAAAGCACATCGAATCCCCTGACACACAGACAGAAATAAACCGTTAAACGTATTCAGAGGGGAGTcgaaatttttttttttggttgttcATCAAGAAAATTAAAGAGGTAAAAAGAAAGTAGTCGAAGAGAAATAGAACAAAACAACGCGCTCGATAGCCAGCAAGTTATTCCCTGTGTTGCACGCGCGcgcacacgcacacacagACTAACAACACATGCCGAAAACACGCCCACAAAAACCCACGACACACATCATTACCATCTCCGCCAAAGCCAAACCCAAGCCTCAAAAGTCGCCTGCTCCCAGGCATCAGCGGCTGTCCAGCCAGCAAAAACAAAGCACCCTCCATTTTCCCAAATTGCCCCCTGAACTGCCTCTGGTTCCTTCTATGGCACCCCTTGTGCCCAGCAGCGGTAATGTGTCCCTCGCCTGACCTCGTTGGTTGTGTCGTTGCTTATCGATGGAAAAAGACAAGCCAAAGCAAAACGCGCCACATTGTGGAAACGTCGGCGGTTGTGAGAATAAGGGTCTCGTTGACCAAGTGTGAGGTGTTCGTCCATCTGTGACGCCCCCTGCTGTGTCTCTATATCGAGATACGTTCCAGAATCCCAACATATTGACCAGCCCTCGTTGTCGTTGATTGCCGCCAGATGACCGTATCTGTTACTCGCTTGACTATCGCCATCCTCATAGTTGCTGTTGCCCTAGCTATCGCATCACTCTCTTCGTCGAGTGCTCATATTTTCTGCTTCGGTGCCTCGATGCCCCGCTATGCTTGTTGCGAAAAGATCCGCGAATCGACCATGTGCATGTGATCTGTATTATGCGAGAGCGTATCGGTTCTCCTGTGATGAGCAAAATAGCTCCATTAATTGTTGGTTATACATGTGCCATGTTCACGCAATCTCCTTGACGCCTCAGACGCTCTGAGGATACACACTCGCAGGCTGCAAGGTTTGTTAGCTTTGCTCCAATCAAGCACTTGAAGGACAGGTATATATACCGGGCTGTTAAGGATTTGGTTGCGCTTGTTCCGCCCCTTCTTAATATGATTCTTGAGTGCATTAGAGTCAAGAGGTTTGAGGAGCTCAAAGCTGCAAAGAAGTTCGGTTGATACCGACATAACGGCACCCCAGTTGTCAAATTCGCCACAGTACTAGAAGAGTATCAGTTAGTATTAGTATGTAAACCAAAAAGTTGTCGAGCTAAAAAAACAACTCACGTTGGGAGCGCTGAAGACTGTGACGAGAACACGATCCGTAAAGAATTCGTAGCCGTCTTCAACAACCATGTGGGCGCGACAAACAAGATCAAAGTCATTGGCGGCCAAAAAGTCAACGATGACCTTTTTCCCGAAGCAGTAACTGACACCGCGTTCGTTTGACTCCCAGTCTGACTCCATGTCTGCCGGATCAGACCACAAAAGGTCGTTGAGCAAGCCGTAGTCAGGGACATCGGTAGGCCTAGCAATGTTCCTGATATCGTCCATGTGGCTGAGAGCCGGCGAAAGTCCTCCGTGGACACAGAAGATCTTGGCAGCGACGATAGCCGCAATGGGAAGCGTGTTGAACGTGTCGACGAATGTCTTCCAAATCTTCACGTTGCATCTCCGTTTGCACTCATCGTAGAATCCGTATACGCGCGTGACATTGGCGCATTCGTGATTTCCACGCAGCAAGAAGAAGTTCTCGGGATACTTGAGCTTGTAGCAGAGCAAAAGCAGGATGGTCTCCAGAGACTGCTTGCCACGATCCACGTAGTCGCCCAAGAACAGGTAGTTGGAGTTTGGGGGAAACCCGCACATCTCGAACATCCGAATCAGGTCGGTATACTGGCCGTGCACGTCTCCTACTATCTTGACGGGCGCGTCCAGCTCGAGAAGGGCGGGCTGGGAAAGGAAAACTTCCCGAGCCCGATGGCAGATCGCCGTGATTTCGGCATTCTTGAGACACACTCCTTTTGTGACTTTGCCGGCGTAGGCGGCATCGAGAAGGCGCTTGATGAAATCATCCAGGTCAATATCCTTGATCTCACTCATGGTGACTCCAGCATCTTCCTTTCCAGACTCATTGGGTGAGTTGTTAACCAAATTGACAGCGTCATCGCGCTTCACCAGGATGGACTGGCCCGCCGGTTGTGCAGGAAGGGCTGAACTGCCGGCACCCGAGGGCGGTTGGTCCGAAACGTGGTCCACCTCCCCGCTGGCCTGCGCAGCCGAGACATCGTGGTATCCCGCCTTCATGGACGCGGATTGTatcggcgagggcggcggaaGGTCATCAGCCACGGGAGAAGTCGGCACGGCAGTATCGACCGATGACGGTGAGCTGGGGGACGGGATAGAATCGGCACGTAAGACGCGTGACTGGGACGATCTTGCGCTCCTGCCACCTGTAACATCCGCCTTTTCGTTCGCATCACCGTTCACAATGAGTGCCGAGCTCCTAGGACTGTCTGTCCTGTTGGACCCTGGGATCTTGGAGCGCAGGGAGCGAAAAGACCTAGATGACTCTCTGGTGTCGGACCTGCTGAACGAAGGATACGACTGGAAGCCCTCGGGGCCGGTCCGGTCGCCATTAGCGGCACCCTTGGCCGACGATCCGGACTCCTTGGAGGATTGGTTGCCCATGATTTCTCAATGTCAGAGAATTATAGCTCTTGAGATAGGGCCTGGACGGCGTGCACACGCGCGTGGTTCCGGGCAGGTCGCTCTTTGGCCAAGACCTACACAGCCTACCGCTGGCACCCGTCTAGAAGCGATTTGTAATTCTTGTTGTGCCCCTTGGTTCTAGGGAGGGTGGTAGAGTCTGTCGAGACAGGAAAGCAGTtgggtggcggtggttgaCCGACGTCCCGATGAGCTCTCCGTTTTCAACGATACCAAGGGAAGACAGTGGAAAGGTGTTGGTAAGAGCGGGGACGGTGGTCGAGGCACGGCGGAGACTCCGGTCAGTCAGCGGTGTCGGATCTATCGGGGTCGGACAAAGGCCGACGGATAACGGATGACGGATGGTCCGGTCGGTAGCACGTCGAATCCGGGGTGAGTGGAGGTGAAAATGGTCTTTCGAGGTATTGCTATGATGTCAGCCTTGTCCGCGCAGCACAcgaccagcagcagcagcgataATATTCCCAAGAAGAGACGCGAGCCAATTCTTGGGTGAGCTGGatgaagggaaaaaaaaggaattgTGGGGATATAGACGGGGGAAGGTTTAAGTTCTCGTTTGTGGAAAAAATGAAAGAACCTACGGCCGATAAGAGGGCAACCGAGACGGAGCGACCAGGAAAAAACTAGGCCGCCAAGGATGGGAGGTGTGAGAACGGGGCCAGGCACAGTCCAACCGACTAGGGACTTGGATATTTCGCTTCAAGGAGAAGGGCGGGCTTGCTAGTGAAGAGAGCGGGCGGTAGAGTGGTTTAGTGTGACGTGCTCGTAGGTTAAAAGGATGTGCTGCTCTGGCACGATAGACCGATGTTGCCGGTGGAGCGAGGCTTGCCACTGCTGCGTTGATGGGTTGATGGGCTTGCCACGGGGGTCAGTACACATCACACGCTCACTCGGTAGGGATGAGAGAGCGCAAAAGGCGTTTGGCGGAGCGAACCGTGTGCGTAAGTAGGAGAAGGTTTTCACGGGAACAGATGAAGTGGGCGGCGGGAATGGGGGAAGGCTGCTTGATTGATGACGATGCGGCTGTCGAGTGAAAGATTGGCGCTTTGACACGGTGGTCTGCCGCAGAGTCAATTGGGCGTCTGGGTCGCTCCGACCTCCAGGTTGCTGGATCCAAACACGACTGACTTGGGCCCTAGGCAGGGGATGGGAAAGAGCAGTACAACAGGATCACGAATGGCAATTGCAGGTCAAACGTCGTGCGAAGATGTCGGAAAGCTTCTGTACTGTGCTGAAGGTGCTCAGAAGGCAGTGGGCGAGGCACCGCGAACAGGCACGTGCCTTTCTCAGTGTGGGGCACACATCAAGGCAACCTTTGGCTATCAGGTTCTGGACACAAGATGCTGCCCCGCACTGGTGCATCTCTGACAATGCTGCTTCCAGTTTCCATCCCTACCCTCCGCGTACAACTTGATATCAGACACACCAAAACGGCTTCCTTACGTATCGATATCCTGCCGCCCAGCCAGCAAAGCTGTCGCAATCAAGAATGCCAGAAAGACAAGACCTGCATCCAAGACTGAGGGGGGCTCGGCATCTGGGCATCCAGGGGAACAGCCCCCTATTTCTCTTAGCTACCAGCTTTTTCTTGGGTATCACCTGTCCCTCCATCAGGAGAGACACAGCCCGACACCGTCTCACCCCATTGTTTCTGCCAAGAAGGTTGGAAGAACTCTAAACATCTTCTATGTCACAATACGTGCAGTGTGGGGGATAGACGGGGGGCACACCCTCACCTCGAGATGGACGGGCGATGATCTTGAGCAAGGCACGGGCGGGACGACGCTCAGCGGATGCTGTGCGATGCAACTCCTTCCGCTTGATGAGACGTCGAGATGTGTGCCCAATTGCGGGCCTCTCTGGGCCGGGGTTGATATCTTTGGATCCGCCAGTCAGGAACTGGTTTCAGCTTGCTTTCCCAGCCCATTGCATCTGTTCAACCACCTGACCGTGTTTTTCCCCATGGCTGTCCTGTTGTTGGGAAGCGGTGTACTGCAGCTGGCGCACATATCTGTCACTCGACAAGACAGAGTTTTTATGGGCACAGGCCATGATTCGGCCACTGTCCCCCATCTTGAGATGCATGGCCTTCTGACCCTAGATTCCCGTCAAGCTGCCGCTGGTGGATGCGATGCGTGGGGGAGAGACATGCCTCTGCATTCCGGGGAAGACTTGATGTGAAAGTGACCAGCGCATTGGCAATGTTGAAGAAGCCGTCATCGTGGCAGTAAGCATTTCGTTCTCGGGGACCTCAGTGAGGCAAAACGAGCATCTCTGCCTGCTGGGCATGAATGCTTGAAGAGGTTCTGACAGTTTGTGCCAGAGAATGAACATCACCTGGTCAGTAGGTGGTGAAAGACAAAACTCGGTATGCCAAGTTGTCAACGGCCGGACCCGATCCGGACCCGGGATTTTCGATGCCACCATCGAAACAGCCGGCCGGTCTTGGTCCCACCCTGCCAGACCGGCTTGTCCTCCGATCTGAACTCTGCTGCCACCAAACTCACCGCTCGCCTGCTTGGTTTGTCATCTCTTGGCACTCGGTCGTCATCGGGCCAGACCCGAAAAACTAGCCCATGCCTCCCCGTTGTCTGTTCCGTCAGGGTGGGAACGACTCCGTACTTGTTCCAAATTTAGCTTGCTGCccagccaccagccaccaCCGTTTTCGCACGTTTTCGGCAGTGTTGCGCATCCCACTTCGGTCACCAGCCACCAAGATATCGTCAACACCACAGGTCCATACACTATTCGTACAGCCCAGTGTGGCAATGTACTCAGGAGAGAGTGCAATCCGGTGACTGTTTTGGAGATCATGGGTATGAAAACTCGAGATGGAGCGTTGTCTGAATCGTCCATCATCACGAGGCTGGGAGCGGATCAGCTTTTATCCCATGGTTGAGGCTGAACTGGGTGCATGCAAGTTTAGAGTTTTCTGCTAACGACTATATCCACTAACAAGCTCCGCCTTCAGCTGGCGTCAGCCATCAGATCGCCCACCTGCTCCAATTGCGCTGATGCCATCAGAACCGATACCGTAGTTGCAAACCATCAAGGTCACTTCAGGCCTTTGGACAATTGCAACCGAATACGGCAACTGTCGCCGTTACGTCCACGCGTCGTTTAACCTCATTGCGGGGTAGACCCCGAGTCCAATTGCCAATGAGACGAACCTACAGACAAAGGTCCCTGAAGATCTACATGCCATGAATCGTCCCCCCGAAGCTGTTGCCTTGATTTTGTGGTTCAAATGTCAATCTGGTAAAGAGTTTGAAAGGCCATCATGTTGACCATCCAGACCAACGGGAGCACTCCCGTCCGGCTGTACTCATGTCGAGGTGGCTACCGTTTCCGGTCAAAACATTTTCACTTTCACGGCCGCAGCTGGGCTGGAACTACTGGCTGACCGGGACAAACAAACAGTTTGAGGCGGCCGGTTTACTGGCCATTGGGTATCAAGTTGAGTGAAGAACTACAAGGCTCGGGGTGCTCTAGATGGAACTTCCTATTTCCGGGATGCAAGAGGAGCGCCACACTTCTTTTTCTAGAGATCTGCAAATCCCATACCAAGCGAATGTGGGAGCCTCTGCGAAAGTGAGGATCGGACTTTATCAGATCTGTGTTTCGTCCCTTGAAGGGTGAGCAATGCGCAGCTCAGGATTTCCCGGGTGCTGCTCTTGGGGCCTTGGCTGCTGGGAGGCCTGGGAAAAGAGCTTCTTTGAGGGGTCCAAGGGCTGAAAGATTCCCGCAGACGAGGACAAAACAGTGGGCCATTTCGTCACCCGCATGGAGGCGGAGACTGCGCCACCCGGCCCATTGGCACAGCCTTTTGCTAGCCTGCCATTCCTGTTGCTAGCAACCCTACCAGGTCATAAGCAGGGCGAGTTGTCTTGCATCCGTGGGTTGACCCTTCCCTTTTATTTATCTTGCGACCACCCCTCTTCCTAACCTTCTACTACTCCGTCATTCTGCATCTACATTCTGTGTGAATTTTTCACTCAtttttcccctccaccatcttcaaTAAGGATATCAGAGGACCATCTCGCTATCGACTATCGTTAACGAAACCTTCAGGCTAACGTCGACCTCACCCCACCTCGCCGCTGCCAAAACCCAAAACcgcccaacccaacccctcGTTATATCTGCAAACAACCCTTTCTCGAGAGGACAGCACCACAACATCAGTCAAAATGGCCAACTTTGGGCGCGTCGTCTGCGTCGCCCTCCCCTTTTTACTaaccctcgcctccctcatATCCCTCCTCGTTGCCGGCCTCGCGGGCGTAGCCGATAAGTCGTTGTACATGTTTCAAGTAAACacaaccaacctctccatcgaCCCCCTCACAGCCGCCAACCTCATCTCCAAAGCCACCGGCGGCAAGGACGTCGAGACGGTCTTCAACGACGCCGTAAACGACGCCCTCAACACCCGCCAGGAcacccaaaccaccaacatcaccgccgccgatCTTTCTCTCTATGACCTCTACGACGTTGGGCTTTGGGGCTACTGCTACACGCCTCAGAATGGCTCAAGAGAGTGCACCAGGCCCGCCTTTGACTGGGCCACTAACGTCCTGAACACCACCACTGGCGACCTCAACTCCATGTTGACCCTCACTGGTCAAAAcgtcaccctccccaagGAAATCACCGACGCGGTCAAGGCCTTCTCCACCGTCTCCAAATGGACCCAAGTCGTCTTTATCATCTCCTACGTCGCCCTTGGCGTGGCTCTCTTCTTTGGCCTGTTTGCCAACTGTTCCAGGGCATTTAGTTGCATCACCTGGCTGCTCGCCGCTTTCGCCGCCGTTGCCGTCTGCGCCAGTGCCGCGCTTGCAACTGCCACCGCTGTCGTGGTCGTCGGAGCGGTAGAGGGCTCGGCTAAGATCTATGGTGTTCGCGCCGACTTTAACACGAGGTTCCTGGCCGCGGTGTGGATCGCTGCTGCGTTCGCTCTTGCGGCGGCGCTGTTCTGGGTGTTTACCATTTGCTGCTGTGCGCCCGAGAAGAGGAGTGGTCACAAGAGGAACAGGAGcagtgatgagggggagaagcTTATGGGTACCGGGCCGTACCAGAGGTTGGATCAGCCGCAGGGGTATCAGGGTTACCAGCAGCAGTGGCCTGCGGCTACcgctgggaatggggggtATGGAAGGCAGACGGGCGGTGCGTATGAGCCGTATTCTCATAGCAGGGTTTAAGGGGATTTATGGgagattttcttttttgtgtCTATTGTTTACCTGATGAGCAAGCATTAATTGGGCGTTTTTCGGGATGGTTGTGCTTtggctcatcatcatgggTTTATTGGGCGGGTTAAAGGAAGGGAGGGCTCGGGGGTAGAGTCGGGTGGGTTTATGATTGATATGATACCCCAGCTATTCGAAGTATTGGGTAAATTCCTTTTACACTTTTTTGTATCTTGGTTTTTGATCATCGTGGTGATCTATGGTAGAGGAAAAATTTAGGACGGTCATTGTTTCATAACCCAACTTTGATATGTTCCTGCCTCGTGGCTTCATATTTCTAAACTTTGTGAATACATTTTGCTACGGGGTATGCTTGAGATAATCTCACTATGATCGCCTGGTGAGAATTGATTCTGCTCATCCTAGGAGTTTCCCTCCACTGTGGTACGCGCAATTCCACCGCACATTTCACTCAGCTCGCCTGGTGTTGGGCCAGGTTGGGCTTGCCCAGAAGGTTAGGTGTGTGTGGGCTTGGGCTGGAGGGTCCAGTGGGAAAGGTCCCCAGATACATGAAACACGGGGTTGGGTGCTGGGCAAGGTCTGGGCTTGCATGTGAGCCCGGGCTTCAGGTAGGAATGTGGCTCAGCAAAAGATGGGACCTTTTGGTGGGTCGATGTTGCTTACGTCTGTCTTGTGGGCAGGGATGGGTTTGTGGAAGTGAGGTGGTAGGTGACGATGAGGCTTGAGATTGGACTGGGGGAGTACTGGACTCTGAGTATTACGCGGCCGAAGAAGGAACACGGACGCTGTCTAACATCGTGTGCGAGGCTGTACCCATTAAGGATATCTCTGCAATGGGAGGGTTCATGTAAGATTTAGCATCGCACCTGTCGTGGTTGTTCAGATGTTATATGGTATCTGGTAAAGCCTGGGTCAAGTGTGAGGCATGTCGATGTGTAGACAAAGCAATTTACCCAGACTCAACTACGGCATGAAAATCAGTccaataaataaaataaagcaATGTTGCCTACTCAGCTCTCTAACCCACTAATTCTCTAAGTCACTATTCCGCTACCTTGATACCTGGTCCCATGTTGATACAATACAGCCTTTACACAACCATCCTATTTGGCCCACCCACCCTTCCTatacccccccttcaccaccttgcTTTGTTGAATGCATCACCtctccacccaccccaatATCAACCGCGAATCCCTTAGTGTCAAGCAATTCCGTCAAGCTCCTTTCCCCCCGTACAGTGCTAATTATCCTCTCATCGAGCCATGATGATTCTCCAAGTAAACTTGCAACAAATGACTTTACCACGCAGCCTCACgccttcatcatcagcctcGGCCCCCTAGTcaccctcggcctcgattccgggaaagagaaaaattcctactccttctcatccctGTATCTCCAGGGCTTTTGCCTCTTTCTCGACCCACGGacgctgtcgtcgtcgtcatcatcgtcctcgtccccttcgttgtcgtcatcgttgtatctccccccacctctcccattCACCACCGACTGGTcagagtgggaggaggtagAAGAGTCGATCGGTTGAAAGATGCTCTGTCTATACAGCCCCGCACTGTTGTTTCTGTTGGACTGAACATGTGACTCAAAATCGCGGTGGTGGTCACCG is a window of Podospora pseudopauciseta strain CBS 411.78 chromosome 1, whole genome shotgun sequence DNA encoding:
- the pzh1 gene encoding serine/threonine protein phosphatase Pzh1 (EggNog:ENOG503NUEW; COG:T), which encodes MGNQSSKESGSSAKGAANGDRTGPEGFQSYPSFSRSDTRESSRSFRSLRSKIPGSNRTDSPRSSALIVNGDANEKADVTGGRSARSSQSRVLRADSIPSPSSPSSVDTAVPTSPVADDLPPPSPIQSASMKAGYHDVSAAQASGEVDHVSDQPPSGAGSSALPAQPAGQSILVKRDDAVNLVNNSPNESGKEDAGVTMSEIKDIDLDDFIKRLLDAAYAGKVTKGVCLKNAEITAICHRAREVFLSQPALLELDAPVKIVGDVHGQYTDLIRMFEMCGFPPNSNYLFLGDYVDRGKQSLETILLLLCYKLKYPENFFLLRGNHECANVTRVYGFYDECKRRCNVKIWKTFVDTFNTLPIAAIVAAKIFCVHGGLSPALSHMDDIRNIARPTDVPDYGLLNDLLWSDPADMESDWESNERGVSYCFGKKVIVDFLAANDFDLVCRAHMVVEDGYEFFTDRVLVTVFSAPNYCGEFDNWGAVMSVSTELLCSFELLKPLDSNALKNHIKKGRNKRNQILNSPPASVYPQSV
- a CDS encoding hypothetical protein (COG:S; EggNog:ENOG503P1BV) — protein: MANFGRVVCVALPFLLTLASLISLLVAGLAGVADKSLYMFQVNTTNLSIDPLTAANLISKATGGKDVETVFNDAVNDALNTRQDTQTTNITAADLSLYDLYDVGLWGYCYTPQNGSRECTRPAFDWATNVLNTTTGDLNSMLTLTGQNVTLPKEITDAVKAFSTVSKWTQVVFIISYVALGVALFFGLFANCSRAFSCITWLLAAFAAVAVCASAALATATAVVVVGAVEGSAKIYGVRADFNTRFLAAVWIAAAFALAAALFWVFTICCCAPEKRSGHKRNRSSDEGEKLMGTGPYQRLDQPQGYQGYQQQWPAATAGNGGYGRQTGGAYEPYSHSRV